In Aegilops tauschii subsp. strangulata cultivar AL8/78 chromosome 3, Aet v6.0, whole genome shotgun sequence, one genomic interval encodes:
- the LOC109776459 gene encoding vesicle transport v-SNARE 13, with the protein MSEVFEGYERQYCEESASLSRKCTVASALDGEKKKQRLSEIQSGVQEAESLIRRMDLEARNTPPSVKAGLLAKLREYKSDLNNLKSELKRISAPNARQTTKEELLESGMADTLAVSTDQRGRLMMTTERLNQSTDRIKESRRTMLETEELGVSILQDLHQQRQSLLHAHDTLHGVDDNVGKSKKILSAMSKRMDRNKWIIGGIISALVVAILIILYFKLAH; encoded by the exons ATGAGCGAGGTGTTCGAGGGCTACGAGCGCCAGTACTGCGAGGAATCCGCCTCCCTCTCCCGCAAGTGCACCGTCGCCTCCGCCCTCGATGGAG agaagaagaagcagaggcTCTCCGAGATCCAGTCCGGCGTGCAGGAAGCTGAATCGCTG ATTCGGAGGATGGACCTGGAGGCTAGGAATACGCCGCCTAGCGTGAAAGCGGGTTTGCTAGCTAAGCTGCGGGAGTACAAATCTGACCTTAACAACCTCAAGAGCGAGCTCAAGAGGATCTCGGCGCCTAATGCCAGGCAAACTACCAAGGAGGAGCTCCTTGAATCTGGCATGGCTGACACACTCGCG GTGTCCACTGATCAgcgaggaaggttgatgatgacaactGAAAGACTGAATCAGTCCACTGACAGAATTAAAGAGAGCCGAAGAACTATGCTGGAGACAGAAGAACTTGGTGTGTCGATTCTTCAGGACCTTCATCAACAACGGCAGTCACTACTGCATGCTCACGATACT TTGCATGGGGTTGATGATAACGTTGGAAAGAGTAAGAAAATCCTGTCGGCAATGTCAAAGAGGATGGACAGGAACAAGTGGATCATTGGTGGAATCATTTCAGCTCTTGTTGTGGCCATCCTTATCATACTCTACTTTAAGCTCGCTCACTGA